Genomic DNA from Pseudomonas fluorescens:
AATAATTCCTTTTCAAGATGATGGTGATATCGACATTGCAGCCGTAAAAGAGCTATTAGAAAACAATAAAAACAATCTCAAAACCGAGCACTCCTCCTACTCCACATACTTCCGCAAGCTTGCTTGCCTGGTAGATAGGCTGGAATTTGGATTTAGCAAACCTACGCAATCTTAAAATAGAGATAATACAATGATCGCAGACTGGAACTGGTTCTTTAGCTCTTTATCTCAATCTGCCGCAGCTATAGTGGGTATCTTCGGCGCATTTATAATCACTAAGATATTCTCTAATCAAACAGCCTTCTCAGAAAAAACTGCCAAGCTAAACAACTATCTGATTGAAGCAAAAAAAATTGCTGACGACGCCAAAAGTTACAACATGGAATGGCACAACAAACATTATAACGATGGCGAATACCGGAAATTTCACGACTTCTTAGATGAACACTTTCCTGCAAACGAATCAATGGAAAAAATCACCAATCAAATACTGGAGGACTTTATTGATAAAAGCGATTTCTCTCGATACTCTGAAAAAGAGGAAATCAAAAAAGAGTTGATATATATCGCTTCAAAAGTATGTGAGACTAACGTGACAGCAAGGGAGGAGCAAGAAGCGTCTGACCGTGCAGACGAGATATTCAAAGACACCCCTATCTTTAAACTTCTCGGCGGTTCGGAAACTCTATCGGCAATGCGTAACTACAACGCCTTTGCAAACGGAAACAGCAGATCACTTTACTCAACATACGACCCTATTTATAAAACCAACTGGGATGAAGTCACCAAAGAGCGAGAAGGACTCGAACGAAGCTATCTTGTAGCAAAGCACCATGCAAGATTGGTTGCTGACTTACTCCAATCGACAGAGGGAAACCCTGAATCTCCTCGTCAACTCTCTACAGCTTTAGCGTTGGTGCTATGCATCTTTTTTATTGGAGTAATTTATCCACTGAGCTTCATGCCTGCTACACACGCCCCAGAAATCAGCTTTACTCTTGAAACAGTGCTACTTCACATTTTATCTTTCAAAGGGGCATTACTGAGCGTCATTAGCACAGCATTCACTGTCATTGTACTTATCTTTTATAGAACTCACTCCGGAATGAAATACCCTCCCAAAAAGCTTGATGAACTGACTAAATTGAAAAACGCAAAAAGCTACTGTACTTATTTCAAATACATCAAGGATGATGATTTTTGATTTATCCGGTGAAAGGGGGCAGATTTATTCTTCTGATAATAAATCTGCCTCTTTTCCTATCACTCGATTCCAAACTAAATTGTCAGCACGGTCACAGAGGGAAGCGCCGACTGAAGAAATGAATCGCCCCCAGTTTGTTAGGCGGGCTGAATGACCGCTCTTGGCCGGTTTCTGCCTGTTGCCACCTTCCGACTCGGATCGAGTGCTGCCCGTTGTCCCGCCTGCTGCGAGAAGATCACTGCTTATCATGGATCGAAGCAAGGTTTTCAGATCGAATACAGGCGGGGGTCAACGGAGTGCTATCCCATGAGGTATTCCATTTGGTATTCCAATCAAAATACAAAACTAATATTAACTATAATAATCAATAAGATAAATTACCGTTTCAGATTACCCCGGCCAACAAAAAAAGACGTCCACGGACGTCTTTTTTTGTGCCTGAAATCCAGTGAAATCAAGGGTTTTAGAGCTACTGGGCTGGCTACTCGGCGTTGGTGCCGGCAGTGGCCATAGTATTTTTTGCGCGGGTTCCTTGGGGGAATGAGCGCGGGTTCAGGCCGTGAAGATGTACGCCAGATACCGTTAGGCCGCTTTGCGGCCCTTCGCGGGCAAACCTGCCCCTACAGGTACTGCGCAATCTTGTAGGAGCAGGTTTGCTCGCGAAGGTCTGCAGGGCAGCCCAATTTGGCTCAACCGACTGGCACTACTCCTTGCCGAGCTTCTTCATGCATTTGCCTCAAGCCGCGCAGGCGATAATGTCAGGGCATTCAGCTTGGCTTTCACGGTTTGCAGCTTGGCTTGGTTGGCACTGATAAAGCGCGAGCGCTCTTCCACCGTCTCGACAATCTTCTCAAACGCCTTGAGCTGCGGTGCGAAGAAGTCCAACAGCTTTTCGTCGTCAGCAATGATGTCGTAGATATCCTTGAAGGCGCTTTTGATCATCTCGGCAATCGACTCCTTGGCGCTCTTCAACTCCTGTTCCAGTTCATGCGCTTTATAGGCGTTGAGCAGGTCCGAGGTAAGTGTGATTGCAGCGCCTGCAGGGCCTGCCCACTTTGAAATGGCGCCGGCGATTTTGGTCGCTTGCCAAGGCTTGAATTTGATCGCCACGCCAGTCACTGCGCTGAGCGCATCGCGGGCTGCAAACACCGCCCCCTTGATGATGTCTGGGCTCAGGTTGGCAATGCCCTTGGCAGCCCCGCCCATCGACTTCAATGCACTGTCACCCATGGCATTGAGGAAGCTCTCGCTGGAGTTGAGCTGGCGGCCAATATCCTGAGAGATGCGGCTGGTTACTTTGGAAGACTGGTCGAAGGAGCGGTCAATTGCGCCCTTGATTTTCAGGTTCAACTTGAAGCCTACGCCATCTTCGGTGTAACCCAGCTCGTCCTCGAGGAATTCACGAATGTTTTCCAAGCCAAGCGGACGTAACTTGCCCAGCATGCCTTTCTCAAGGTTCTGAAGTTCTTCGAACAGCTCACCGGCCAGGCGTTTGACTTCACGACGACCCGATTCAATGTCTTGGGTGATACGTGCCGATTCTTCAGCATTCTGCTCGGCAAAAGCCTTGAGCCGCTCCAACTGTTCTTCGGCGCGCACCACATGCTGGCCGACGAGATCTCGCACTACATCCATGCCCGTCTTTGCAATCAGCACCGCAGGCACATTGTGCCGCAACACTTGCGTGGTCATGGCTTTGAGATCGTTGATGCGCGAGCGGCTTTCATAGTGCTCTGGCTTGCCAAACCAGAACGGCAGGCCGCGTCCATTCGGGTTGGAGGCCAGGCAGACGATATTCACCTTGGCCAGTTCATCCGGGCTCAGGTTGGCTGCACGCTGCAGTTTGCCTTTGAGGTTGTCCTTCTTGATCGTGGCCTGAGCATCGAACAGTACTTGCTCGGTGAGGTCAGTCACTTCGTCCATCTTGTTGATCACGAAAATGGTCGAGGACAGCTTGTTCAAGTCCCGCAGCACCCACTTGACGATGTCGTTGTGGCTTTCCTTGAGTGGGTTGGTAGCGTCCACGACATACAGAATCAGGTGCGCCTCGGAGATGTAGCGTTTGGTCAGGTCTTCATACATGACCTGCTCGCCGTCGACACTTTTTTCCTTGTCGCCGAACAGGCCGGGGGTGTCGACGATT
This window encodes:
- a CDS encoding LeoA/HP0731 family dynamin-like GTPase, whose translation is MEQFNQFNVEKQAALKGLEQLRAVLDELGEMGADVGSELHKIDSAVQAVESDVLRIALLGAFSDGKTSVIAAWLGKIMADMNINMDESSDRLAIYSPEGLPEKCEIVDTPGLFGDKEKSVDGEQVMYEDLTKRYISEAHLILYVVDATNPLKESHNDIVKWVLRDLNKLSSTIFVINKMDEVTDLTEQVLFDAQATIKKDNLKGKLQRAANLSPDELAKVNIVCLASNPNGRGLPFWFGKPEHYESRSRINDLKAMTTQVLRHNVPAVLIAKTGMDVVRDLVGQHVVRAEEQLERLKAFAEQNAEESARITQDIESGRREVKRLAGELFEELQNLEKGMLGKLRPLGLENIREFLEDELGYTEDGVGFKLNLKIKGAIDRSFDQSSKVTSRISQDIGRQLNSSESFLNAMGDSALKSMGGAAKGIANLSPDIIKGAVFAARDALSAVTGVAIKFKPWQATKIAGAISKWAGPAGAAITLTSDLLNAYKAHELEQELKSAKESIAEMIKSAFKDIYDIIADDEKLLDFFAPQLKAFEKIVETVEERSRFISANQAKLQTVKAKLNALTLSPARLEANA